The genomic stretch ATGACTAACatcttgaagaatatgagtttggGAGGAAATATTCAGCCAGCTGCTACCATTCAAAGTGCAGAAGTATCATGTGTGTATTGTGGGGACGGGCATACTTTTGAGAATTGCCCTTCAAATCCAGCCTCAGTTTGTTATGTGGGAAATCAGAATTTCAACCGCAACAACAACCCATATTCTAGCACTTACAATCCAGCGTGGAAGAATCATCCTAATCTGtcatgggggggtcaaggagcaagttcaagcaCAGCACCAGCACAAGGAAGACAAGCATATCCACCAGGTTTTTCACAACAGCCGAGACCTTCACAACATGTTCAAAACACCCAGCCGAATTCTTTGGAGAATCTAATGAGGGAGTATATGGCTAAGAACGATGCAGTAATACAAAGCCAAGCAGCTTCTCTTCGTAATCTTGAGACACAGCTCGGCCAACTAGCCAATGAAATGAAAACTAGGCCACAAGGATCTTTGCCTAGTGATACAGAAAACCCAAGGAGAGATGGGAAAGAACACTGTAAAGCTATTCAGCTGCGGAATGGTAAAAATCTGGGAAATTCTGAGGAAATACATGGTAGTggagagcccacttcaatccaaagcgAAGGAGAAACAAGTAAGAAAAATGCCCAGGAAATTGCTGAAACTGGCCCAGTTGCTACAGCAAAGGGTCAGCAAACTGCTCCAGTAAATTCTGGTTCTAAACCGCCCCTTCCATTTCCGCAGCGATTTCGCAAACAACAACAGGATGGTCAGTTCAGAAAGTTTTTGGATGTACTGAAACAGTTGCACATTAATATCCCATTGGTCGAAGCATTGGAACAAATGCTGAATTATGTCAAGTTCTTAAAGgatattttgacaaagaaaaGGCGATTGAGGGAGTTTGAGACTGTGGCTCTCACGGAAGGATGTAGCGCGATGTTGAAAAGTAAAATACCCCCCAAATTAAAAGATCCTGGCAGTTTCACGATTCCGTGTTCTATTGGAGGTAGAGATGTTGGAAGAGCATTATGCGATTTGGGCGCTA from Humulus lupulus chromosome 5, drHumLupu1.1, whole genome shotgun sequence encodes the following:
- the LOC133778916 gene encoding uncharacterized protein LOC133778916, giving the protein MEDDSTSDAWERFKELLRKCPHHGIPHCIQMETFYNGLNAASRMVLDASANGAILSKTYNEAFEILERIASNNYQWSNTRAPTSRKIAGVLEVDALTAQMASMTNILKNMSLGGNIQPAATIQSAEVSCVYCGDGHTFENCPSNPASVCYVGNQNFNRNNNPYSSTYNPAWKNHPNLSWGGQGASSSTAPAQGRQAYPPGFSQQPRPSQHVQNTQPNSLENLMREYMAKNDAVIQSQAASLRNLETQLGQLANEMKTRPQGSLPSDTENPRRDGKEHCKAIQLRNGKNLGNSEEIHGSGEPTSIQSEGETSKKNAQEIAETGPVATAKGQQTAPVNSGSKPPLPFPQRFRKQQQDGQFRKFLDVLKQLHINIPLVEALEQMLNYVKFLKDILTKKRRLREFETVALTEGCSAMLKSKIPPKLKDPGSFTIPCSIGGRDVGRALCDLGASINLMPMSIFKKLGIGEARPTTVTL